The DNA segment ACAGCTACTAAGGAAGCGTCGTTTGACCTGTGGAACCGGGTGATCGGCAAAATGCAGCAGTCAGCCAAAACCCGGTGCATCTCCTCTGGTGTCCTGATTCTGGACGATACCATACTGGAAAAAACTGGTAATCAAATGGCCGGGGTCCGAAAACTGTTTGACCATGCCAAGAAAACGTTTGTGAATGGCCTTTCCCTGGTGCAACTCTTCTATGTTGATTCACAGAAGCGCTATCCGCTATGGTATGCCCTGCATTCCAACCGTGGCCGAAAACCAAAACCAACCAAAGACCGAACGGTACCAATCGGTAAATATAAAATTGCATTACGGCTCATTCGGCAAGCCATAGAATGCGGAATTCGTCCCAAAGCCGTATTGTTCGATGCCTGGTATGCATCGGTTAGATTTCTCAAAAGCTTGCACAAAATGGGGCTGTCCTTTGTCAGCCGGCTGGCCAGCAGCCGCTATCTGCTGGTAAATGGGATTCGTATTAAAGCCGCAGACCTGCTCAAACAAAAACATCGTTATCGCTATTACAAAAGCCTGAAAGCCAAGGCCTTCGCTGTCAGCGCCATATTGCCTCACTTCGGCGAAGTAACCGTCGTCTGCGTCAAATACCGCAATAAAAGCGCCGTCATCATAACCAACCTGAACACTTATGATCTGGTCTACATTGTTTCCCTTTATCGCCAGCGGTGGGCCATTGAGGTCTATTTTCGTGAAGCCAAGCAGGTTTTCGGGCTTGACAAGTTCCAAAACCGCAGCGCCAGTTCAATCCAAGCTCATCTGGCCTTAACGGCTTTGGCTTAGGTGCTGATTACCCTGTTACGCATCTTGCTACCGCCCCTACGAAAACTCAAACCAAAGGCATTATTCACAAAGCTGTTCCGGGTGCTGGCAGACCTGACAATACGCAACAATCATCTGGATATTATCGTGGGAAAACATAACCGCTTCTTCGCCCAAATACTCTTGCTGGTCAACAACTTGAAACCATTGGAATCAACTGCATAACTTTAGTAATAACTAATCAACTATGTTAATACTATTATGAGACAGTTAATATCTTAAAACGCCCAATGAAAATTTAAGTCAATTAAACCTGACTTAAATTAACAAAATGTAAAATAAGTCAGAAAACCCTTTCTTAAACATTATAAAATTGTATAACAATTGCCAGTCATGAACGAAAGAGCGGGAAATTACATACAGCAACAGGCGGGATATAAAGCATTCATCCCCAAGCCCCTGCCGCCAAACCCGGAGATAGCTTTTGATGATGAAATGCACAATCTGTTATCAAAGGCCGACCGAACCCTGGCGAGGTTGGATGGGGTAACTTCTGTTTTACCCAACCCCGACTTGTTTATAGCCATGTATGTTAAAAAAGAGGCGCTGCTAAGCTCGCAAATTGAGGGCACCCAGGCTTCGTTGGAGGGCGTGTTGGAGTTTGAAGCCGACATGCCGTTGAAGGAGGACATCAACCAGGTCAGAGAAGTTTTCAATTACATCCAGGCGATGAATCACGGCATGGAACGGCTGAAAACATTGCCCATGTCGCTTCGGCTCATCAAAGAGATCCACCAGACGCTGATGGATGGCGTACGGGACACCGACAAAACCCCCGGCGAATTCAAACGGTCTCAAAATTGGGTTGGACCCAAGGGTGCGCCGTTAAACCAAGCCACGTATGTGCCGCCCCCACCGGATGAGTCGAATGCGGCAATGGGCGAACTGGAAAAATATCTGTATACTAAGGATGATATGCCGCCTCTAATCAAAATAGCGCTTATACATTCCCAATTTGAGACCATCCACCCCTTTCTTGACGGCAACGGCCGCATCGGCAGACTGCTGGTCACCTACTATTTATTCTGGCAGGGGATATTGAACAAACCCTTGTTGTACCTTAGCATTTATCTTAAAAAACACCGGCAAGAATATTACGACTTGTTGATGAATGTCCGGCATGAAGGCGGCTGGGAGGAATGGGTAAAGTTCTTTTTGACGGGCGTCGCTGAAACATCCGAAGAAGCGACCAATACCGCCCGCGAAATAATAGCTCTAAAGGAACGGCTTTTTACCTTGCTTTGTGAAAAATCTGTTTCCAGTCCGCATGCAGTCAGGCTGCTGAATCATATGTTTACCGTGCCGCTTATCAGCTCCAGCGAAATAGGCGGGCAGTTGAACCTTTCCAAGGAAACGGCAATTCAACTTCTCAATAAATTCGAACAGGTGGGGATAATAAAAGAAATGACCGGGAAAAAACGTTATAAAAAGTATTTATTCAAGGAATATGTCGATCTGATATCGCGGGGAACCGAGCAATGACCGACGGCAAATACAACCGCCCTGCCCGGCCGTACGAGCTCTGGAACATAGGCAACTACGAAACAGTCTACGGGCAGGAGCGCACCGAGGAATACCTGGCCTTCATGCTCAAGCTGTACCAGGCCCAGCCGCTCAACGGCCATCGCTACCT comes from the candidate division TA06 bacterium genome and includes:
- a CDS encoding transposase, with amino-acid sequence MQQSAKTRCISSGVLILDDTILEKTGNQMAGVRKLFDHAKKTFVNGLSLVQLFYVDSQKRYPLWYALHSNRGRKPKPTKDRTVPIGKYKIALRLIRQAIECGIRPKAVLFDAWYASVRFLKSLHKMGLSFVSRLASSRYLLVNGIRIKAADLLKQKHRYRYYKSLKAKAFAVSAILPHFGEVTVVCVKYRNKSAVIITNLNTYDLVYIVSLYRQRWAIEVYFREAKQVFGLDKFQNRSASSIQAHLALTALA
- a CDS encoding Fic family protein, whose translation is MNERAGNYIQQQAGYKAFIPKPLPPNPEIAFDDEMHNLLSKADRTLARLDGVTSVLPNPDLFIAMYVKKEALLSSQIEGTQASLEGVLEFEADMPLKEDINQVREVFNYIQAMNHGMERLKTLPMSLRLIKEIHQTLMDGVRDTDKTPGEFKRSQNWVGPKGAPLNQATYVPPPPDESNAAMGELEKYLYTKDDMPPLIKIALIHSQFETIHPFLDGNGRIGRLLVTYYLFWQGILNKPLLYLSIYLKKHRQEYYDLLMNVRHEGGWEEWVKFFLTGVAETSEEATNTAREIIALKERLFTLLCEKSVSSPHAVRLLNHMFTVPLISSSEIGGQLNLSKETAIQLLNKFEQVGIIKEMTGKKRYKKYLFKEYVDLISRGTEQ